The DNA sequence TCTCCGAGCCTGGACGCTCAGTGACATCGGCGGAAGCAGGGAGTTACGATGGCGGGTATCGGGAACTCCGATGGGGGACACCATGGAACTGCGCCACCTGCGCACCTTTCGCGTGGTCGCGCGGACGCTCAACTTCACCCGGGCCGCCGGTGAGCTGCACTACGCGCAGTCCAGCGTCACCGAGCAAGTGCAGGCCCTCGAGGCCGAACTGGGGACGCCGTTGTTCGAGCGAGGGCGACGCCTGGCGCTCACCGCTGCCGGGGAACGGCTCGTGGGGTACGCCGATCGGGTCCTCGCGCTGGTCGAGGAAGCCAAGGCCGCCGTGGACGACGAGCGTGGGGAACCGGACGGCGAGCTGACCATCGGCGCCCTGGAAACCCTGTGCGCGCAGTGGGTTCCGGAGATCTTCAAGGAGTACCGGACGCGGTGGCCGCGGGTGCGCGTCTCGCTCGTGGAAGCCGGCCGGGGCGAGCTGTACGCGGGCGTCCGGGAGTCCGAAATGGACGTTTGCTTCACCTTCGGTGACGCGCCGGCGGATCCTGCGCTCGCCAGTGAAGAGCTGGGCCGGGAACAGCTCGTCGTGATCGTGCCGGAGGGGCATCCCCTGGCGGGCCAGACGGAGATCCGGCCCGGCGATCTCCAGGGCGTCGGATTCCTCGCCACGCAAAAGGGCTGCGGCTTCCGGGAGATGCTGGACCGGATCGACGGGCCCGTCATCGAAGCCGAAGTCGGCAGCCTGGCCGCGCTTTGCCGGTGCGTCGCGCAGGGGCTGGGGTGCGGGATCGTGCCCGCGATCGTCGAGCACGCCGGTGCGACCGCCATTCCACTCGCCGGTGAGGACACCGCCGTCACCATGACCTGGCGGCGGCGGGACGAGCGCAAGCCGGGCATCGCCGCGCTGCTCACCACCGCGCGGAACCGATCGCCGCGGGAAGCGGCCGGTTGAGGGCTTCTCAAACGCCCATCGAGGTGGAAAGGTGCTCACCGGACCGAGAGCGTGACCGAAGGTCCGCTTCTGACAACGTTGTCATCTCCTGAGAGGTGCGCCCATGTGGTCGCAGAGCAGACGGTTGGCCGCCGCGGTGGCCGCGGGGGTGGTGGTCGTCGGCTTGGCGCCCGCCGTGGCGCAGGCCACGCCGGCACCGGCCGCCGATCCGGTGAGCCTGGTCAACCCCTTCGTCGGCACGCAGAACTTCGGCAACACCTTCCCCGGCGCGAGCGCGCCGTTCGGAATGGTGCAGGTCAGCCCCGATACCGGCGGGCAAGGTGGTTACGACTACCTGCAGAACGCGATCTACGGCTTCAGCCAGACGCACCTCTCCGGCGTCGGCTGCGGCGTGATGGGCGAGCTGCCGATCATGCCGACCACGGGCGCCGTCGACAACGTTGACAAGGACGCTTACAAGTCCACCTACAGCCATGACGACGAGCACGCCGAGCCCGGTTACTACCGCGTCGGCCTCAAGAAGTACGGCGTGAACGCCGAGCTGACGGCCACCGCGCGCACGGGCTGGCAGCGCTACACCTTCCCGTCGACCGGCCAGGCGAACGTCCTGTTCAACACCGGCCAGGCCAACCAGTCCGTGAAGGACTCCGAGATCCACGTCGTCGGCGACCGGACGCTCGAAGGGCGGGTCAAAGCCGGCGGGTTCTGCGCCGGGCACGACGAGCACACCGTCTACTTCACCGCCACCTTCGATCGGCCGTTCAGCTCCTACGGCACCTGGCGCGGCTCGACGCGCACCGACGGCAGCCGCGACGCCGCGGGCACCGGCGGCAACGGCGCCTGGGCGAGCTTCGACGCCACCACCGACCACGACGTCGTGCTCAAGGTCGGCCTGTCCTACACCGGGCTCGACGGCGCGCGGAAGAACCTGGCGGCGGAGACTAAGGACTTCGACTTCGACGCCACGAAGACCGCGCTGCACCAGCAGTGGGCCGACCGGCTCGGCGCGATCAAGATCGGCGGCGGCACCACCGAGCGGCAGACGGCGTTCTACACCGCGCTCTACCACTCGCAGCTGCACCCGAACCTCGCCGGCGACACCGACGGCACGTACACCGGCTTCGACGCCAAGGTGCACACCGCGAGCGGCTACACGCCGTACCAGAACTTCTCGCTCTGGGACACCTACCGCCCGCAGAACCAGTTGCTCGAAATGCTCGAACCACAGGTCGCGCGGGACGTCGCGCTGTCGGTCGTCGCCATCGGCCGCGACGGCGGCTGGCTGCCGCGGTGGGCGCTGGCCGAGAGCGAAACCAACATCATGACCGGTGACCCGGTGACGCCGTTCCTCGTCGAGGCGTGGTCGAAGGGCCTGCTCGCCGGGCACGAAGAAGAGGCGTACGCGCTGCTCAAGAAGAACGCGACGAGCACGCCGCCCGCCGAGTCGCCCTACAACGGGCGCTCCGGCGTCAACTACTACAACGACCGCGGGTACATCCCGAGCGGCCTGACCCTGGGTACGGACTGCGCAGCCAAGGGCGGCGACAACGACTGCGAGCACCCGGCGTCGGCGACCATGGAGTACTCCGCGGCCGACGCGGCGCTGGCGTTGATGGCTCGTGGACTGAACCACCAGGCAGACGCGCGGATGTTCGCCGACCGCGGCCAGTGGTACAAGAACCTCTGGGACTCCTCTACGCAAGCGTTCCGGCCGCGCACCACCGAGGGCACGTTCCTCACGCCGTACAACCCGGTCGACGCCGACCACCAGTTCCACGAAGGCGGCGCCTACCAGTACCAGTGGCTCGTGCCGCAGGACCCGGCCGGGCTCGTCTCGCTGATGGGCGGCAAGCCCGCGACGCAGAAGCGGCTCGACTCCTTCTTCGCCTACGACAAGCTGCTCACCGACCCGGCCGGCACCGCGCGCAACGACTGGATCGCCAGCCCGTACGACTACTACGGCAAGGCGACGTACAACCCGAACAACGAGCCCGACCTGCTCGCGCCGTACATGTACAACTGGGTCGGCGCGCCGGCGAAGACCGCGACGGTCGTCCGCGCGGCGATGACGCTGTTCACCACCGGCCCGGACGGCATGACCGGCAACGACGACCTCGGCACGATGTCGGCGTGGTACGTCTTCTCGTCGCTCGGGCTGTACCCGACGATGAGCGGCGCGAACTTCCTCGCCGTGTCGAGCCCGCAGTTCGAGTCGGCGACCGTCCGGATCGGACAGTACGGCCGGTCGCAGGGCGGCACGCTCACGGTGAACGCGCCGGGGGCGAGCGACACCAACCGGTACGTGCAGAGCGTGTCGCTCAACGGCCGCGACGTCCGGCAGACGTCGCTGGACTGGTCCGCGCTGGCGCACGGCGGGACGCTGAACCACAAGCTCGGGTCGAAGCCGTCTTCGTGGGGGACTTCGGCCGGCGCCCAGCCGCCGTCGGTGAACAACGCCGTCGGTGACCTGCGGCGGCACGTCGACGCGTCGCTGCGGCAGTCGTCCGTGGTGATCCCGTCGGGCGCGGCGCAGCAGGTGCACCTCGACCTGGACGTCCTCGCGCAGAACCCGCTGCTGCAGCCGGTGACGATTTCCGCGACCGCGCCCGCCGGGTGGAAGGCGAAGGTCCAGCCGGTCGACGTGATCTGGTCCGGACGGCTGCCGGTGCAGAAGACGGTGCCGATCACGGTGACGGTGCCCGCGAATGCCGCGGCCGGGACGTATCCGGTGCAGGTCAAGGTGGCCGGGCTGGGCGCGAACACGGTGACCCGGTCGGTGTCGATCGAAGTCCGGACGCCTTCGGCGTGCGTCTCGCCGGGCGCGCAGTGCGCGGTCGACCTCGGCCGCGACTACAACCACGACGGGACGGCGACGGTCGCGGCGTCGACGGAGGGCAACTTCGACGGCGGCGGCTGGAGCTACGACGCGTCGCTGCTGCCGGCGGCCGGACCGGTGACCTGGGACGGCGTCACGTACGCGGCGCCGGACGCGTCGGGGACGGCGGCGAACTTCGTCGAGGCGCGGGGTCAGTCGCTGCTGCTCCCGGCGGGTGCGCACGGTTCGCTGCGGCTGGTCGGGTCGTCGCACAACGGCCCGGTGACCACGACGCTGACCGCGCACTACACGGACGGCACGAGCGCCGACCTCGCCGCGACGTTCGGCGACTGGGCGGGATCGGGCAGCCCGGTGGTGCTCGAGATGCCGCACCGCATCAAGGCGGGCAGCGGCGTCGACGGCCCGCCGGTGCGCCTGTTCGGCGTCTCGGCGGCCCTGGACGGCGGGAAGACCCTGCAGTCGGTGAGCCTGCCGAACGACCCGCGGGTGGAGATCTACGCGCTCACCTTGGCATGAGCACTCGGTGAAAGCCGTGAAGGCCTCCTTACCGGCTCTTATGGCCGATAAGGAGGCCTTCACGGCTTTCCGGCCGCGTCGGGGGCGAACTTCGCGGGGAGGTCAGGACGGCCGGGCCTCCGGCTGCGGCGCCCGGTCGTGCTTCCGGAACTCCACCCACCGGCGGCTCACCTCGGCCCACAGATCCTGCTGTTCGGCGTAGAAGCCATCGAGCCGGTCCCGCCGGAGGTCCGCCGCCGGTGTGGTGACCAGGTAGTAGTCCATGTCGTCGCGCAGGCGGTTCATCCGGTACTGCGTCTCCTCCATGAGCAACCAGCGCGAACGCCAGGTGAAGAAGGTCTCCAGCCCGGCCAGCAGCGTGACCGCCGCGACCAGCGGCAGGGCGATCGACGCCCGCGCCGGGATCTCCGGGATACCGAGCACGATCGTGGACAGGCCGGTGAGCGCCA is a window from the Amycolatopsis sp. NBC_00355 genome containing:
- a CDS encoding LysR family transcriptional regulator, with amino-acid sequence MGDTMELRHLRTFRVVARTLNFTRAAGELHYAQSSVTEQVQALEAELGTPLFERGRRLALTAAGERLVGYADRVLALVEEAKAAVDDERGEPDGELTIGALETLCAQWVPEIFKEYRTRWPRVRVSLVEAGRGELYAGVRESEMDVCFTFGDAPADPALASEELGREQLVVIVPEGHPLAGQTEIRPGDLQGVGFLATQKGCGFREMLDRIDGPVIEAEVGSLAALCRCVAQGLGCGIVPAIVEHAGATAIPLAGEDTAVTMTWRRRDERKPGIAALLTTARNRSPREAAG
- a CDS encoding SLATT domain-containing protein, yielding MWLRRRTSSPTELASERGYLELVGRQPDLPLRDALLGFRDLVSADIEWIDSRKKRFKRPASQVRVATLALTGLSTIVLGIPEIPARASIALPLVAAVTLLAGLETFFTWRSRWLLMEETQYRMNRLRDDMDYYLVTTPAADLRRDRLDGFYAEQQDLWAEVSRRWVEFRKHDRAPQPEARPS
- a CDS encoding GH92 family glycosyl hydrolase, translating into MWSQSRRLAAAVAAGVVVVGLAPAVAQATPAPAADPVSLVNPFVGTQNFGNTFPGASAPFGMVQVSPDTGGQGGYDYLQNAIYGFSQTHLSGVGCGVMGELPIMPTTGAVDNVDKDAYKSTYSHDDEHAEPGYYRVGLKKYGVNAELTATARTGWQRYTFPSTGQANVLFNTGQANQSVKDSEIHVVGDRTLEGRVKAGGFCAGHDEHTVYFTATFDRPFSSYGTWRGSTRTDGSRDAAGTGGNGAWASFDATTDHDVVLKVGLSYTGLDGARKNLAAETKDFDFDATKTALHQQWADRLGAIKIGGGTTERQTAFYTALYHSQLHPNLAGDTDGTYTGFDAKVHTASGYTPYQNFSLWDTYRPQNQLLEMLEPQVARDVALSVVAIGRDGGWLPRWALAESETNIMTGDPVTPFLVEAWSKGLLAGHEEEAYALLKKNATSTPPAESPYNGRSGVNYYNDRGYIPSGLTLGTDCAAKGGDNDCEHPASATMEYSAADAALALMARGLNHQADARMFADRGQWYKNLWDSSTQAFRPRTTEGTFLTPYNPVDADHQFHEGGAYQYQWLVPQDPAGLVSLMGGKPATQKRLDSFFAYDKLLTDPAGTARNDWIASPYDYYGKATYNPNNEPDLLAPYMYNWVGAPAKTATVVRAAMTLFTTGPDGMTGNDDLGTMSAWYVFSSLGLYPTMSGANFLAVSSPQFESATVRIGQYGRSQGGTLTVNAPGASDTNRYVQSVSLNGRDVRQTSLDWSALAHGGTLNHKLGSKPSSWGTSAGAQPPSVNNAVGDLRRHVDASLRQSSVVIPSGAAQQVHLDLDVLAQNPLLQPVTISATAPAGWKAKVQPVDVIWSGRLPVQKTVPITVTVPANAAAGTYPVQVKVAGLGANTVTRSVSIEVRTPSACVSPGAQCAVDLGRDYNHDGTATVAASTEGNFDGGGWSYDASLLPAAGPVTWDGVTYAAPDASGTAANFVEARGQSLLLPAGAHGSLRLVGSSHNGPVTTTLTAHYTDGTSADLAATFGDWAGSGSPVVLEMPHRIKAGSGVDGPPVRLFGVSAALDGGKTLQSVSLPNDPRVEIYALTLA